Proteins co-encoded in one Verrucomicrobiales bacterium genomic window:
- a CDS encoding LEA type 2 family protein — translation MRTRTCLSLWTALLLCLAGCASPQHDPEIDVTLANVRFTGVTVTETTMEFTVRIENATPQPLALHGGVFKLYLDGTYLGKGLSGDAVQVPRLSSTTVPVQLHLSNLRLASRMRSIVEGQKLDYRLESTVYLANGRHAGCLREGSLDLNAFQPTPAGR, via the coding sequence ATGCGCACCCGCACTTGCTTGTCGCTCTGGACCGCCCTCCTACTCTGCCTGGCCGGCTGTGCCTCCCCGCAACACGATCCCGAAATCGACGTCACACTCGCCAACGTGCGATTCACCGGGGTGACCGTCACGGAGACGACCATGGAGTTCACCGTACGGATCGAGAACGCCACCCCCCAACCGCTCGCTCTGCACGGCGGCGTCTTCAAGCTTTATCTGGACGGAACCTATCTCGGTAAGGGACTCTCTGGAGACGCTGTCCAGGTGCCTCGCCTCAGCTCCACCACGGTACCGGTCCAACTTCACCTGAGCAACCTTCGTCTCGCCAGCCGCATGCGATCGATTGTCGAGGGCCAAAAGCTGGACTATCGCCTGGAAAGTACCGTTTATCTGGCAAACGGTCGTCACGCTGGCTGCCTGCGGGAGGGCAGTCTCGACCTGAATGCCTTTCAACCGACACCAGCCGGTCGCTGA
- a CDS encoding thymidylate kinase: protein MTKTFAQLGFPGRLIAVEGLDGSGKSTQIYLLKRWLEQEGLKVFFSEWNSSELVKSATSKAKKRELLSPTTFSLIHATDFADRYERQLVPLLRAGYLVLCDRYIFTAFARDTVRGCPPIWVRGIYDFAALPDLTFFFRAELETSLNRILEGRPQLKYFEAGMDLRLSNDPYESFRIFQGRILERYLAMSTEFKFQIIDANQPIEVQQNVVRDLISNRIQLQDFRREISVKFPKPA, encoded by the coding sequence ATGACAAAAACGTTCGCTCAACTCGGATTCCCGGGACGCTTGATCGCAGTCGAAGGGTTGGATGGATCCGGCAAATCCACCCAAATCTATCTACTCAAACGCTGGTTGGAGCAGGAAGGCCTCAAAGTCTTCTTCAGCGAGTGGAATTCCTCGGAGCTGGTCAAGTCGGCTACCAGCAAGGCCAAAAAGCGGGAACTGCTCTCCCCTACCACCTTCAGTCTGATCCACGCGACCGATTTCGCGGATCGCTATGAGCGGCAGCTGGTGCCCCTGCTCCGCGCCGGCTACCTGGTGCTGTGCGACCGCTATATCTTCACCGCCTTCGCCCGCGACACGGTGCGCGGCTGTCCGCCCATCTGGGTGCGGGGCATCTACGACTTCGCAGCGCTTCCGGACCTGACCTTCTTCTTCCGGGCCGAGCTGGAAACGTCCCTCAACCGTATTCTTGAAGGCCGGCCGCAGCTCAAATACTTCGAGGCAGGCATGGATCTACGGCTCTCCAACGATCCCTACGAAAGTTTTCGGATCTTCCAGGGTCGCATCCTGGAACGCTATCTGGCCATGAGCACCGAGTTTAAATTCCAGATCATCGATGCAAACCAACCGATCGAGGTTCAGCAAAACGTGGTTCGGGATCTGATTTCCAACCGTATCCAACTGCAAGATTTCCGCCGTGAAATCTCCGTCAAATTTCCCAAGCCCGCTTGA
- the tmk gene encoding dTMP kinase: protein MSPRKTKKPKLFAFPRILVPKPSSRRFFGHGIPGVDPNKLRGKLIVVEGCDGSGRSTQIQKLVEWLESSGHATTQMGLKRSTLVSEELNIAQNGNTLSHTTMSLFYATDFADQLENVIFPGLKAGRMVLADRYIYTLMARDLVRGSDLDWLQNLYGVALIPDAVFYLDVSPEERLQRNFAKDFALDYWESGMDLGLSREMFDSFLKYQALVEREFRRLHKIYGFTIVDGNRSADDINADLRKKTEEVLAGD from the coding sequence ATGAGCCCGCGTAAAACCAAGAAGCCAAAGCTCTTCGCCTTTCCCCGAATTCTCGTGCCCAAACCGAGCAGCCGACGGTTCTTCGGCCACGGGATCCCGGGCGTCGATCCCAACAAGCTCCGCGGCAAACTGATTGTGGTTGAAGGCTGCGACGGTTCCGGCCGATCTACGCAGATCCAAAAGTTGGTCGAGTGGCTCGAGAGCAGCGGTCACGCCACCACTCAAATGGGCTTGAAGCGATCCACGCTCGTCAGCGAGGAGCTCAACATCGCCCAAAATGGCAATACTCTAAGCCATACCACCATGAGCTTGTTCTACGCGACTGACTTCGCGGATCAGCTCGAGAACGTCATTTTCCCCGGACTAAAGGCCGGCCGGATGGTGCTGGCTGATCGCTATATTTATACCCTCATGGCCCGGGACCTGGTTCGTGGCAGCGATCTGGACTGGCTCCAGAATCTCTACGGAGTGGCGCTCATACCCGATGCCGTCTTCTATCTGGATGTTTCGCCCGAGGAACGACTCCAGCGAAATTTCGCCAAGGACTTCGCTCTGGATTACTGGGAAAGCGGCATGGACCTGGGCCTATCCCGCGAGATGTTCGACAGCTTCCTGAAATACCAGGCGCTCGTGGAACGCGAATTCCGCCGCCTGCACAAGATCTACGGCTTTACCATCGTCGATGGCAATCGATCGGCGGATGATATCAACGCGGATCTGCGCAAGAAGACCGAAGAAGTGTTGGCCGGCGACTAG
- a CDS encoding aldo/keto reductase, which translates to MRQRQLGRTALSIPEIGFGTYRLEDGVAPIQRAIELGATFIDTAELYRNEALVGEAIQDRRDQVFIATKLRALRYDDVLRSADASLRKLKTDVIDLYQVHVPDAAVPIAETFAALNKLVEMGKVRYLGVSNFSVPELKAAQAASARPIVSNQVVYNVVERSMELDVIPYCEAQGITVIAYSPLAQGLAAIRARDPKGALEAIAQQTGRSIAQIALRWCLRHPTTIVIPKAGSLAHVEENCGASDFDLPSELAQRIDTELLPVRRSRLYQFARRTVRSWRQRLKGPRVFETY; encoded by the coding sequence ATGAGACAGCGACAGCTGGGGCGGACAGCCTTATCCATTCCGGAGATCGGATTCGGCACCTATCGCCTTGAAGATGGAGTTGCGCCCATCCAACGAGCCATCGAGCTCGGTGCGACTTTCATCGATACCGCGGAATTATACCGAAACGAAGCCCTGGTCGGGGAGGCTATTCAAGACCGCCGCGATCAAGTATTCATCGCCACGAAGCTGCGAGCGCTTCGGTACGACGACGTGCTGCGCTCAGCGGATGCCAGCCTCAGAAAGCTGAAAACCGACGTCATTGATCTCTACCAAGTCCACGTTCCGGATGCCGCCGTCCCCATCGCCGAAACCTTCGCTGCGCTGAACAAGCTCGTCGAGATGGGAAAGGTTCGCTACCTGGGCGTTAGCAACTTTTCAGTGCCGGAGCTGAAGGCTGCTCAAGCGGCCTCCGCTCGGCCGATCGTCTCGAATCAGGTGGTCTATAACGTGGTCGAACGTTCGATGGAGTTGGACGTGATCCCATACTGCGAGGCACAAGGAATCACGGTCATTGCCTACAGTCCGTTGGCCCAAGGTCTGGCAGCGATCAGAGCGCGTGACCCTAAAGGCGCACTGGAAGCCATCGCCCAACAAACCGGGAGGAGCATCGCTCAAATCGCATTGCGCTGGTGCCTCCGGCACCCGACCACCATCGTCATCCCCAAGGCCGGCTCCCTGGCCCATGTCGAGGAGAACTGCGGGGCATCCGATTTTGACCTCCCTTCCGAATTGGCGCAACGCATCGACACCGAGCTGCTCCCTGTCCGCAGGTCTCGACTCTACCAGTTCGCCCGCCGAACGGTTAGAAGCTGGCGTCAGCGGCTAAAAGGCCCCCGCGTCTTCGAAACCTATTGA